TTTGGAATTTTTCGTTTTATGGCTTTTTACATAAATTCAAGATTTAAGAATTGTGGCAAAACCTATAATTTTTTGCATGGCGGATAGGTATTTAGTGGGCACCGGCGGCAGtggaattatatatttaagtttaaaataactacCATtacaatacgtaataataaggattcaaaagattattttattttactatcataCTAGCTATACCAatcatgaaaatgaaaaattcataaatttagatgaaaataaagaattttagaggttgaaatttatttaaataacttttcaaGTAGGTTACTGTAGATAAATTAAAGATCAATACATTAATGGGTGTTAgatctttaaaaaaaactcttttTGGTCAGCCATATGAATGGTTTatgtttatttcaataaactaAATAAGCCACAATTTTCCCATTTTCTTATTgagaaactaaaataaattgattattttatagctTTTCTATAAAAAACACCGTCATCGGAGCTTATCAAAacatcaaatttatttaaaaaaacacatatttttagtttaaaaaatgaaatgtcaagagtttttttaaataaattctagtAGTTCCTCGGTATTTCTTCCGTGAATCGTATATTTTATACCCGAGGTTTTAGCACACCATGCATTAATTAAGCCTGTGATGTTTTTTAGGAACACCACTTTATAGAATATTTTCTTGTTATTCGATCTACGGACGACCGTTTTCACTATTTTAATGGGCatgcattaatttaatattcgacTAGTATACGCCCATAGGAGATTAAAGACGTGTAGGATCCTAATcagtttgatatttatattatttactatatatatatataaacactaaCGCTATGTATGTTACTATAGTCGTTCCATACGAAAATCCAACCCAGCTGGTGTCCACTGCAGAATGTGCAGCAGACAGCGTGGCGTGTTTAGAATATATTGCATGCACTATAATGTGATACACGTCCTATGTGAATCACAACGTAATAAAAtactcatttatattatatatgtatataatgttacgACAGACGTTAAAGCTTAAAACATGTTAACAGCCCAACGATAATCCGTCGAATAAATTCGTCTTGAATACATCAAAGTAACCGAATATTTTTCTTCTCTATTTCGTTAACGTGTATAtaggcatacattttttttttttttatcgaaagaAAACCTGTATTGCCCACAGGCGTCTTGTTAATTCAGtactagtattatatattatattataatacattactagACCACCACCGATACCATTACCTTTTACTACTTTACTactttactatatatatatatgtattattacttatatgacTACTATACTACAACTTCAACTTCAGCTATATTGGATCGGCTAAACTGGAATATTAGTCGGctgttataataggtatatatatttattgtactattgtgtaacttatttaaatgatataggtacatattattattatacatagcaaCGTTTAGCTCGTTTATAAAGTACATACAACATACtacattatactaaataatatatagagcgaactatataatatagccttgttaattttgatttgagttttatagtttttgaatgATTTTTGATCTGTacgaattatattgtatactcttACTAttctattatgttatatgtgCATATCAATAAAGCATTAAAGTCATTgataaaatgtaggtacgtcttaataaatgtagccatgtaggtacctattaattattataagacaaCTCAAAAgtggtgtataaaatataaatcctacACCGCAGTTAACGACGTACAACAATCATTTGTTAATCATTttgctgtaatataatatattaagtaaaacaaaataacattatttttgtgttgtataaataatttgctGCCAGTCTTAGATTcatcatgataatatatcacTATAACACATATCACGATCTATACGCATATACCGAAAGTCAACGAACTTGCCAAACTACATTAAAAGACATTTCGTGTTTAACTCCATTATAATGACTACTCCAATTCACTCGTACAAATTATGTCATTCATTCGTCATCATTTTGTCCTGTAGGAATTCAAAACATTTACCTAAGGCTTCAGTAGAAATTGTTCCGAGGAAAATTTTGCTCAGATAGACATTTcaaagtttaaactaaaattggTTCTGATTTCCGTTCCCATAACTCATTCAAttgagtttaatttattttgagtatatatgtgattaaaaataatacataataaagagtttataacagtaaatactaaataatgacGAAAAGTAGGTAGTAATAATCTTTTCAAGaaacacattaaataatttacaaaataatagctATTGTACGGTTAGGTATGGTTACAATTTACAAAGGAACTattgttttttacaatttagttttgatttgtgtttgtgtgtagGTCTTCTctttctcataatattattatattattaatagagtTAGTGTACACTGTAAacgttacatttatttatatagatacatatattatagtaaaaataatactgtattttatttttgatttcttagAGACTGAAAATGGTTCGTGGTCTGCCAGCATACGAATGGTGGAAGAATCCTCCTGATGAGGTATTGCTCAGAGTGTACCTATTCAACGTAACAAACAGTGAACGATTCGAAAACGGAATCGATAGTAAACTGGAGCTAAACGAAATCGGTCCTATAGTGTTCAGGTGAGTAACAATATCCATTAGAAAATCATTAaactgtatatcaattggcaacaaaaatagtacatattttttaaaacttagaaagaaagacattttaaatgtcCATAAAACAAAGATAGACTtcattgttttgataatatcatatggaatatggatatatatattataacgtcatgtatatgaatattgtatacataggtaGTGTCAAAGAAAATTCGcatgttaaataaaaactaaactagGCTcgttttgagttttaaatttaattactcaACTGAAACCAACAAAAGATAATTGaatagtagtatattattacgtaaacatttaataatcttataattgataaatatcatCTTACGATGTAAGTAGAATTATTACGCATTGtcttataaattagtaaataatttcgGTGATTTGAAAGTATGggtatttctttttattttaatgggttcttaaaaataacaaacatacaATCTgctgaaaaacataaatattaatcaataaatcaataattcataccagtaataactaataaagaaTCAATTGTATGACTTCAAACCATTGTGGCGTAGTGCACTGACCGGTGATCACTtgacaaattaattaacttacatGATTTTCGGGCGTCTAATTGATTTGTTTGTCCAGCTATCTAATGACATTTTAACTATAtggaattaataatttgtatatacacattgtaacagcaataatatgtaatggatgagtaggtacctaggtagaatattaaaattaatgatatagtatgtacctaccgcAGGTACCTACCgacaatatattaaacaaataacaatcgATAGTAAAACAAATGTTAAGACTATACAAACGTTTAAGTCGTAACGTTTCACCTATGGAAACAATGCAGTGATAACATTCAAAGCCAAATAGACATAATCTATTGATGCAGCCGTGCAGGTATCTTTTTATTGGCAGTACTCATTAcgatatgtacctacctacacggCTACACGCTGTCATTGAacgtatttagtaggtactgaataatgaatacctatatatatttttatttttattagtatttattcatCGTAggtttgaaaacaaataaagtATTGAATGTAAACTCAATATTTCTTTTgaacagttttattatttatttatagtcttGGAGCCCTTgaacaatgttaaaaatgtatacttatatatttattgacaaaCAACTAACAATACCCACCTTtagcatcataataatataaaaacgaatttttgaccataaaacaattttttttacaacaatatattattattaggaggtGGTTGAGATGTTTTCTtgtttaatttatctttatcatCAATTTTCTATTCACTGAGATCTATTAGTTAACAATGATATAGGTTAATAATAGTGTTGTATACACATTTCGATCACCATacactaataaaacaaaacacacacaattaaaataatacaaacacttTTTTGTTTTACAGTGACCATGTCACACGATCACCGATGAACTCCTTTCCGTCTTAATACTTGTGTGTTGtgtcttataatatatcatatagctCAGCGCCTTAACCTAGTTTTAAacgttgattaataatattcgtttagcctatataccaataatattgcCGACTAAtgtcttaaataaattaatatctatttaattaaatatatatgttaaattaataatttaataggtatgcaaaaaaatgtataatcattatacgttgtgttatacctacctaaatagtaaattacataataatgttttattaacccAACTTTGAATtctaataatgtttatgtacTGCACCAACATACTTTTTCCACTACTTAatgtgcacataatataaatatacgacTAATTATGCTTAATacatacgtttttataatttatcaattggAACTTACTGTATGGAACtggtgaaaatattaaatttatattttttttgtacaactgataatatatatcataatatatgttcaCAAATATAAACTACGAATACATATTGATATTCAGAAGTTATTAGCATATTTTTagttatgcatttttatttttcattgagatctttattgaattataatagtcGTTCCTGCGTATAATTttatgtagaaaatattatatagtcaatatatgtaggtactattaaatatattttggatgGATAAAACACTTTTAATGTACAGTATACGGTTTTGTgtgcatttaaaatatctatatattaattgattaataattcatattccATTGAGTCTTAGAatctaaagtataaaaaaaatagtgctacgttcgttattataatagctggtaAGAAACAGATTCatcatacatataaataaatatatttcttaattacCTGCACACGTAATATACGAgatacaacaaatatttaattaatttaaagaattttttttcgaaataaatTACGTTCGCGGTTGttggtttattaattttttaaacgtcgGCGACCAAGTTCCGCGTAcgccattttatataattgcgCACGATATAACCATCTTCACAAGAATAACAATCGTTTAAATTGTTGATGCATTAATTAGGTATGTGTTGAAGTGGAATATTTTGATTTCCGATAAGTGTTAACGCTATTATACAATGTTGCGTGTGCTCATACACGTAACCATTAAATGCATATGCCTatctaaaaatgatttgttgctaattcattatttatacactGACGTTTAcaggatattattttatgtgatttGCTTCCAGAGAATTATTACGACACAGTGATGTTAGATTCAACGACAACGGTACAATGACTTATGTGGCCACGAGAACAGCCGTGTTTTTGCCAGAAATGACAAACATCAGTTTGGACGCTAATTTAATACTACCCAACTTTGCCGCGTTGGTAcgtaatgaaaataatgttaaaaattgattacgtgcataatgttaatatttttgtaattaaagaGATGAACACCATTGTTCTCATATCATGTtacgttaaatttaattacatcgGTTAttttcaggaaaaacaaaaaatccctataaattataaattattaatatcacgGTTTATGTTGTTATTCAGaataataactacaataattgtacacaaaattaattaaactaattcaGTAGTACTTTTTATTTACGAGGTTcagtataaatacttattagttattataacattgtcgGTTCGGAGGTTACAGAAATACAGACAGCTCAACATAGAATACGACTATAAGAGCGTATCAGCTGCCTATAAATGTATGGGCTGtcgacattataatatggatcaaattggttatttttaaataaattactcatatttttgtaatatggtcgaaagtttttaaataatttatttttaaaggttccttttttttgtatttattaatttgattattacaacatatatgttaaatatttgatttaaaattcaaaacaaattaaattaatacttcacaatattgtatactttttttattaattaaattcttattttttttagtgtaaaaacataattttcctcaaaaatatggttaagatattttatattttaatgatcaattacataagtaggtacctaatacattttaaaatttaaaaaatgggtATCAGGGATTTGAAAAAGTGTATAGATgatttttaagttagtattcTATTTCGAAATTACAAGAACCTTGGATCTCCGagccaataatatttttctgtagAAAACCTTAATGagtcataattttaattttagagaaAAGTCTTAGCACGTTTTGATTTATTCTAAAATGCAATGTTCCTATTAGTATTATAACGATGATTTTATctatcttttttaaattaattaatatgaataatggattttataaatgaatattgaatgatttttatttttaagtttataaatatatgaacatAGAAAAGATTGTTGTTTTAGTTCAGCTACTTTAATACAATTAAGcattaaatacataggtatgcaattttaataattttacaggaaaatataaatttttctataaTGCTATCGGAAAATTCTaactttataatacatttaataacattttgcgTTTACAAAAAATAGgcattatgtaattatttaataaaagttaaaataatgttcTTAAAATATGTCATCTATCACTTAATGAATAGctttaaaaactaaacattttttaaaaataataatcgcgTTTGAACACGATAAAGTTAATAacactcataagtcataactcataagggAAGTTGATTGAAGATTACTTAATATAATCtattgtactattgtagtaGTATTACACTtatgtatatcaatattaaattaacaaacaatttatttttattgcgaCATacaagaaaaaactattaagtacGACATAACTTTTAccaaatagtaatttttattttattatttttacatagggAATGGCATCGTATTTGTGGGATGCTTCATATTTCACGAGGTATGGGTTCAAATTAATGATGGAAATGTTGGATACGAAAATGTTTATTAAGACATCTATTAATGATTGTTTATGGAATCTAACTGACCCGTTAGTCCAAAAAGCAAAAACGATGATGCCTGGTTTAGTTCCTGAAGAAAATATGGGTATATTATACCaggtaattaatttatcaacgcattaaaaaaacaaaaaaaagttaatgcattaaaaataggtgatatatatatattatattatataatagtattaggtTACCCTAacgtatgtttaataattacattcattatggtacataaataaataaaacaaatataaatgtaatgtttcacaaacattttcaattttcagtggtataggtagtattttttaattttaagcctAAATATCCTTATAAAAAGTGAAAACTTCTGTACCTACTCTTAAATGTTTTCAGATTTATAACAAGTTTACGGACGAAGTTACCGTATTCATGGGTCCGGAAAACGGGCGACGGTTCTTCACGGTAGATAAGTATCATGGTAAATCAAATCTTGGAATTTGGCAGGATTCAAAGTGTGATAGTGTACAGGGCTCTTCTGAAGGTGTTACGTACCATCAGTTTGTATCAAAAAATGACACATTGAAGTACTTGAGAAAAACCATGTGCCGAGTGACACCACTAAAATACAAAAGTGCGTGCTGATAATCTTAACGCATTTACTTGTAATCAACAGTTTTAActtcaacacatttttttttttattaagatgaGGTGACCAAATCGGGCATGACAATGTACAAGTTTATTCTCCCAAAGAATGTATTTTCCCATCCACAAACCGACCCAAGCTTAGAAGACTGTTTTCATAATCCAAAATCAACTCCTCTCCTTTCTGGGCTCTCTGACGTATCACCGTGTTATTATGGTACGtaattgaaaattgaactattatatttaaattaaacaaaaatataaaattatagattcttGTGCCATATTAAACTTAACGTTAAATGGATagatgtacaaataaaataaattaaaatatttataaatacttagtaatttttataatccatatttttttaactgcacATATTTATTTAGGCCTGAACAAGTAAGTTGCAATTATAATTCCATTCTCTAGTGTAGAAATAGCGAATGAACTCACCCATCCGGGGCCTAGCATTATTATTCACGGTTTAATTTCGACACGAAACGTctcattaaataaatcataacgCCATATGAGCcttaacaattaattttgaactatataatatgttgtcataaccagagaaaaaaattaagttatatatatgtatat
This genomic window from Metopolophium dirhodum isolate CAU chromosome 1, ASM1992520v1, whole genome shotgun sequence contains:
- the LOC132935822 gene encoding scavenger receptor class B member 1-like, with amino-acid sequence MDQNQRNYYKTNIAALNLTAALVKSDPLNEKEDDAKWPCLEVVSGKGLSTETSSTTSRGETSNASNHTRKPLCTIGNSFYIFSALVLFLVGSITIVYTPFNILMNERLKMVRGLPAYEWWKNPPDEVLLRVYLFNVTNSERFENGIDSKLELNEIGPIVFRELLRHSDVRFNDNGTMTYVATRTAVFLPEMTNISLDANLILPNFAALGMASYLWDASYFTRYGFKLMMEMLDTKMFIKTSINDCLWNLTDPLVQKAKTMMPGLVPEENMGILYQIYNKFTDEVTVFMGPENGRRFFTVDKYHGKSNLGIWQDSKCDSVQGSSEGVTYHQFVSKNDTLKYLRKTMCRVTPLKYKNEVTKSGMTMYKFILPKNVFSHPQTDPSLEDCFHNPKSTPLLSGLSDVSPCYYDFPIAASFPHFLNGDQALVKSISGLKPTEENHGSYLIVEPLTGVPVESRARSQSNLVMHPTSGFSNIDKFSNMTIPMFWAEYNQVGLPWYITTLMYFTVNVLPCTQSIGSIVMMIAGLAMIGKTIFDAVFGYKKPLYSYSSLDLLPSIS